A stretch of Camelina sativa cultivar DH55 chromosome 18, Cs, whole genome shotgun sequence DNA encodes these proteins:
- the LOC104760298 gene encoding transcription elongation factor 1 homolog → MGKRKSRAKPAPTKRMDKLDTIFSCPFCNHGSSVECNIDMKHLIGVATCRICEESFSTTITALTEAIDIYSEWIDECERVNTAEDDVGQEEEEEVEEEEEEEEEEEDDEDDRVAVKRKYNF, encoded by the exons ATGGGAAAGAGGAAATCAAGAGCAAAGCCTGCTCCAACGAAGAGAATGGATAAGCTTGACACAATCTTTAGTTGTCCTTTCTGCAATCACGGGTCCAGTGTCGAATGCAATAT tGATATGAAGCATCTGATTGGTGTCGCAACTTGTAGAATCTGTGAAGAAAGCTTTAGTACTACTATCACAG CTTTGACTGAAGCTATAGACAT TTATAGCGAATGGATCGATGAGTGCGAGAGGGTTAATACTGCAGAAGATGATGTcgggcaagaagaagaagaggaagtagaagaagaagaagaggaggaagaggaagaagaggatgatgaagatgaccGTGTCGCTGTCAAAAGGAAGTATAACTTCTGA